The uncultured Eubacteriales bacterium region GGGGGTGCGCTCCTGGACAAGCTGCTGGAAAATGGGCAGCTCGACAGTTCCACGCTGAGGGCTTTTTACCAGGATTTTTTACAGATGGTGTACCACGCCATAGAGGGCAGCGAGGACAAGATGCACCAGATGTTCCATGAGCCGGAGGATTTGGAGCTGTACCGTAACGCGATGAAGTCGGTGGACAACATGAAACGGCTGCTGCACCACGTGGCCGTCCACTTCTCAGCTCCGGCTCCCGCCGACGACCAGAAGACCGTGGTGGAGAAGGTGCGGCGCTACATCGGAGAGCATTTGGACAGTGAGCTCCGCCGGGACGAGCTGGCTGAGTACGTCCACCTGAACCCCGACTATCTCACCCGTATCTTCAAGAAGGAGACCGGCTATTCCATCAAAGAGTACGTTATCCTGCAGAAGATGGAGGAGGCCAAGGCTCTGCTGCGCACCACGTTGCTGCCCATCAGCTTTATCGCGGCCAAGGTGGGCTACTGCAACTTTTCCCACTTCTCCTATACCTACAAAAAGGTGCTGGGCGTGACCCCGCAGGAGGAGCGCCAGGGGGGCGGCGCATGAAGAAGGTCTGGATTCTAATAATAAAGACCGGTTTTCTGGTAGTGGACGCGGAGGAGGGAGACGTATAATGGTATCATCGGCAAGGAAACTAATCCGTGGTCTTGCCCTGGGGATGGCGGCGCTGTATCTGGCAGCTCTGGCGGGCTGCTCGCGGGAGACGGAAGGGCCGCTTGAAACGGGGGAACCGGCGGTAAAGCTGCGCATCCTGTCCGTTGGCTCCTCCGGCGAGGAGGCCTGCCAGCGCATCGGAAAGGCTCTCAGTGAGCTTACGCAGCGCGAGCTGGGGTTTTCGGTAGAGCTGCAGCAGGCGTCCATGGCCAAATACGACAGTGAACTCTCCCAACAGATGCTGCTGGGGCAGGCACCGGATCTGTTCTGCTACATCGCCCCTGAAGATCTGCAAAATTATATAGACGAGGGCGATGTTTTCCCGCTGGACAGCCATCTGAAGGATTTCTTCTACCTGACCCGAAACGTGCCCTCCGAGGTGTGGTCCTGCGTGCGGGTGGACAACCAGACCTATGCCGTACCCGCCAACAACAGCGTGAACTACAGCCTGGGTTTTCTGGCTCGGGCCGACATTGTGGAGGAGCTGGGTATCGACCCCAGCCAGGTAACGACCTGGGACGGGCTGCACGATGTGCTGCTGCGGGTGAAAGCCGCCTATCCGGACATGGTGCCGGTGGTGCCGCACTTCGGGCAGACCCATCAAACGCTTGGGCAGGACCCGCTGGGCAACGACCTGGGCGTGCTGCTGGACAACAAGGGGACCGTGGTTGAGAACCTGTATGCCAGTGAGCAGTACGCCGAGATGTGCGCACGGATGCACCAGTGGTACGAAGAGGGGCTTATCCTAAAGGATGCGTCCATGACTGGCGAGGCGGCGTCGCGCATGGTGAAGCTCTATAACGGTTTTGGTTTTTTTATTCGTCTCAGCGACAACAATATCGTGAGCAACACCCGCTCCGTGGGGCAGGAGATGGTGGCCTTTGAGCTCGGGGGTCCCATCGCCAACAGCTCCTCGGTGAATCTGGGGTGGTGCGTGTCCCCCACGAGCCAGTACAAGCAGCAGGCAATGCAGCTGCTGGAACTGCTGTATACGAACCAGGAGGCCGCCGACCTGTGCATTTATGGGCAGGAGGGTGTGGACTATACCCGCATCGACGCGGACACGGTGACCAATATCGACACGCCCCCCCAGGACGAGTGGAGCACCATCCACTGGGGCTGGCCCAATCGGCAGGTAGCCAGCGTATGGCGGCTGCCTGATAAGGAGACGCCTAAGCTGGCACTCAAAGGCGCGCAGCGTTCGCCCGCGATGGGGTTTGTATTCAACTCCGCGCCCGTGCAGTCGGAGGTGGACCGCTGCAAGGCGGTAGCGGATAAATACCATAACGTACTGATGAGCGGCTATCTGGACCCGGCTGATGCGCTACCGCGCTTTCTGACCGAGCTGGAGGAGGCCGGCATTGAGACGGTCATAGCGGAGAAACAGAGACAGCTGAACGACTGGCTGGCGGCACGATGAATGCGCCCTGCGCCGCTGTGAATTAAAAAAGTGACGTGCAGGAAAGGAGCAGTCTGCGTGAAACACACAGCGGTCAATCCCTATCTTCCCCTATATGAGTACGTGCCCGACGGCGAGCCCCGGGTATTTGATGGGCGGCTGTACATCTATGGCTCTCACGACACTGCGGGCGGGGATTTCTTTTGCCTGGAGGATTATGTCGCCTGGTCGGCGCCCGAGGACGACCTGGGTGACTGGCGCTATGAGGGCGTCATCTACCGCAGGGACCAGGATCCCTCCAACCCGGACGGTGCGCTGGAGCTGTTTGCCCCCGATGTGGTACGGGGACCGGACGGACGCTATTATCTGTACTACTGCCTGCGTATGCTGCGGGAGTTCGGCGTGGCCGTGAGTGATTCACCCGCCGGGCCGTTTGAGTTCTATGGACACGTGCGCCGCCCGGACGGCACGCTGCTTGCGGAGTACATGCCCTACGACCCCTCCGTCCTGGTGGAGGAGGACGGCAGCGTATACCTCTACTACGGTTTTTCCTCCGAGATGCTCGCCCGGAAGTTCGACACGGAGGTGAGCCCCGGCGCGCTGGTGGTGCTGCTGGAGCGGGATATGCTGACAGTCAGGACCGAGCCGAAGCTGTGTATCCCCCGGGACGCGCTGGCGGCGGGCACCTCCTTCGAGGGCCACGGCTATTTTGAGGCCCCCTCCATGCGCAAGATCGGCGGGCTCTACTATCTGGTGTACTCCAGCCAGTGGTGCCGCGAGCTGTGCTATGCGCACAGCACAAGACCGGATGAGGGCTTTGCGTACGGCGGGGTGATCGTGGATAATGCCGACATGGGGATGCACGGCCGCACAAAGCCCGCTTACATACCGGGGAACAACCACGGAGGGGTGATTTTGGCGGGTGGAGAAGCCTATATCTTCTACCATCGCCACACACACGGCACGTCGTTCTCCCGCCAGGGCTGCGCCGAGCGGGTCCAAATCCTGAGCGACGGGAGCATCCCGCAGGTGGAGCTCACCTCCTGCGGTCTGAACGGTGGGCCGCTGCCCGCCCGGGGGAGTTGGCCCGCGGCGATTGCCTGCCATCTGACGGGTCTGGAGCCAGAAAAACTGTTGGATTTTCGCAACGTTGACCCGGGGACCATTCCCCACATCCGGGAGACCAGGGGCGGGGCTGAAAAGGAGCAGTTCATCACAAATATGGCGGACGGCTCCGTTGCGGGCTATAAGTATTTCAAGGCGGAGAGCGCCGTGGCGCTCACGCTGCGCCTGCGGGGCCGCGCGGAGGGAATATTGAGCCTGCATCTGGATGGGCCGGACGGGCCGGTCCTGGAGGAGACGAAGCTGAAGCTGGCGACAGGGGAGTGGCAGACGGTCGCGCTGCCGGGGGCCTTCTCCGGCACGCACAGCCTATATGTATGCTTTCGCGGCGTGGGGAGCTTTGACTTCCTGAGCTTTGCGTTCCGGGAGGCGCGGTAGGCCCCTCAAAAAATAACCGGCCCGCAAGGGTTTGACAGAAGGAGAGTTTCTGATGCGGATTCTTTATGTGGACATCGACACCCTGCGCCCGGACCACCTGGGCTGTTATGGGTATCCCCGCAATACCAGCCCCAACATTGACGCCATTGCCGGCGAGGCAGTGCGCTTTACCGACTATTACTGCTCCGACGCACCCTGCCTGCCCAGCCGCGCCGCCTTGATGACGGGGCGTTTCGGCATTCATACGGGCTGTGTGGGCCACGGCGGCGTGAACGCCGAGATGCGCTGGGAGGGACGCGACCGCGGCATGGCCGATTTCAACGGCCGCTATAATTTGCCCGCCGTAATGCGCCGGGCCGGTATGAAGACGGCGACCATCAGCAGTTTCCCCGACCGCCACGCCGCATGGTGGTTCAACGGCGGCTTTGACGAGTGCTACAACGTGGGTATGCGGGGGCTGGAGCCGGCCCACGAGGTGGTGCCCATCGCCCTGGACTGGCTGGAGCGGAAGAAGGAGACAGAGGACTGGTTCCTCCACGTGCACGTGTGGGACCCGCATATCCCCTACCGCACCCCCGAGGTGTACGGCAAGCCCTTTGAGAACGTGCCCCTGCCCGACCCATGGATGACGCAGGAGATCCTGGACGAGCACCGGCGCACAAAGCCCGGCGGGCACTGCGCCTGTGAGGTTACGGGGTACGACAGTGTGCCCAACCCCGCAACGCCGCGCCAGCCGGTGGAGATCAAGGATTTGGACGATTTCAGGCGCATGGTCGACGAGTACGATACCGGCATCTGGTACGCCGACCAGCAGCTCGGTCAGGTGTTCGACAAGCTGAAGGAGCAGGGCATTTATGACGACACCGTCATCATCATCAGCTCCGACCACGGCGAGGACCTTGGTGAGCTGGGCAGCTACTGCGAGCACGGCGAAGCCGACTATATCACCACCCATATCCCCATGATCATCAAGTGGCCCGGCTGCGCCAAGGGCGCTGAGTCCCGCGGGTTCCACTACAATCTGGATCTGCTGCCCACGATGATTGACCTGCTGGGCGGGGTGCCCGAGTTCACCTGCAATCCGGTGGTGGGCAAAAAGAACCCTGTGGTGTACGATGGGAAGAGCTTTGCCGACTGCGTGCGCACAGGCGCCGACGGCGGTCGCGACCACCTGGTGGTGAGCCAGTGTGCCCACGTGTGCCAGCGCAGCGTGCGGTTTGGTGACTGGATGTACATCCGTACCTATCACGACGGCTACCACCTCATTGAGGATGAGGAGCTGTTCAACGTGAGGGAGGATCCCCATGAGAAACGCAACGTGGCGGAGGATCACCCTGAGGTGTGCTGGCACGCGGCCTGGTATCTGGAGCGCTGGGTAGCCGACAATATGCTGAGCAACATCTACAATTCCCACGAGGACCCGCTGTGGAACGTCATCGCCGAGGGCGGCCCCTTTCACTGCCGGGGCTATCTGCACGACTACTGTGAGCGCCTGGAGCAGACTGGACGGGCCGACTGCGCGAAGGAGCTGCGCCGCCGCCACGCGGAGGAGTTAAAGGAACGCCGTTAAGCTGGAAAGGAGACTACTGATGGCAAAGCGTCCCCATATTATCATCTTTAATCCGGATGAGATGCGCGCCAGTACGTTGGCTCATCTGGGGAACCCCGCGGCGGTGACGCCTAATCTGGACGCGTTCGCGGCGGAGGAGGCGGTGTCCTTCCGCAACGCCTACTGCCAGAACCCGGTGTGCGTGCCCAGCAGGTGCAGTTTTTTCACAGGCCTGTACCCCCATGTGCGGGGCCACCGCACCATGAGCTATCTGCTGCGTCCCGGCGAGACGTCGCTCCTCAAGGAGCTCAAGGACGCCGGGTACTATGTCTGGATGAACGACCGCAACGATCTGACCGCCGGGCAGATACCCGGCTGGACAGAGAGCCACGCGGACGAAATTTATTACGGCGGACAGAAAAAGCAGGAGCCGGGGCCGGAGAACCCAGATCCCCGGGGCCCGGAGGACGGAAAGAACTACTATTCTCATTTTGATGGTAAG contains the following coding sequences:
- the xylA gene encoding Xylosidase/arabinosidase (Includes: Beta-xylosidase; Alpha-N-arabinofuranosidase) — translated: MKHTAVNPYLPLYEYVPDGEPRVFDGRLYIYGSHDTAGGDFFCLEDYVAWSAPEDDLGDWRYEGVIYRRDQDPSNPDGALELFAPDVVRGPDGRYYLYYCLRMLREFGVAVSDSPAGPFEFYGHVRRPDGTLLAEYMPYDPSVLVEEDGSVYLYYGFSSEMLARKFDTEVSPGALVVLLERDMLTVRTEPKLCIPRDALAAGTSFEGHGYFEAPSMRKIGGLYYLVYSSQWCRELCYAHSTRPDEGFAYGGVIVDNADMGMHGRTKPAYIPGNNHGGVILAGGEAYIFYHRHTHGTSFSRQGCAERVQILSDGSIPQVELTSCGLNGGPLPARGSWPAAIACHLTGLEPEKLLDFRNVDPGTIPHIRETRGGAEKEQFITNMADGSVAGYKYFKAESAVALTLRLRGRAEGILSLHLDGPDGPVLEETKLKLATGEWQTVALPGAFSGTHSLYVCFRGVGSFDFLSFAFREAR
- a CDS encoding conserved hypothetical protein (Evidence 4 : Homologs of previously reported genes of unknown function), with translation MRILYVDIDTLRPDHLGCYGYPRNTSPNIDAIAGEAVRFTDYYCSDAPCLPSRAALMTGRFGIHTGCVGHGGVNAEMRWEGRDRGMADFNGRYNLPAVMRRAGMKTATISSFPDRHAAWWFNGGFDECYNVGMRGLEPAHEVVPIALDWLERKKETEDWFLHVHVWDPHIPYRTPEVYGKPFENVPLPDPWMTQEILDEHRRTKPGGHCACEVTGYDSVPNPATPRQPVEIKDLDDFRRMVDEYDTGIWYADQQLGQVFDKLKEQGIYDDTVIIISSDHGEDLGELGSYCEHGEADYITTHIPMIIKWPGCAKGAESRGFHYNLDLLPTMIDLLGGVPEFTCNPVVGKKNPVVYDGKSFADCVRTGADGGRDHLVVSQCAHVCQRSVRFGDWMYIRTYHDGYHLIEDEELFNVREDPHEKRNVAEDHPEVCWHAAWYLERWVADNMLSNIYNSHEDPLWNVIAEGGPFHCRGYLHDYCERLEQTGRADCAKELRRRHAEELKERR
- a CDS encoding hypothetical protein (Evidence 5 : No homology to any previously reported sequences), with the protein product MKKVWILIIKTGFLVVDAEEGDV
- a CDS encoding putative Tat pathway signal sequence domain protein (Evidence 3 : Function proposed based on presence of conserved amino acid motif, structural feature or limited homology); translated protein: MVSSARKLIRGLALGMAALYLAALAGCSRETEGPLETGEPAVKLRILSVGSSGEEACQRIGKALSELTQRELGFSVELQQASMAKYDSELSQQMLLGQAPDLFCYIAPEDLQNYIDEGDVFPLDSHLKDFFYLTRNVPSEVWSCVRVDNQTYAVPANNSVNYSLGFLARADIVEELGIDPSQVTTWDGLHDVLLRVKAAYPDMVPVVPHFGQTHQTLGQDPLGNDLGVLLDNKGTVVENLYASEQYAEMCARMHQWYEEGLILKDASMTGEAASRMVKLYNGFGFFIRLSDNNIVSNTRSVGQEMVAFELGGPIANSSSVNLGWCVSPTSQYKQQAMQLLELLYTNQEAADLCIYGQEGVDYTRIDADTVTNIDTPPQDEWSTIHWGWPNRQVASVWRLPDKETPKLALKGAQRSPAMGFVFNSAPVQSEVDRCKAVADKYHNVLMSGYLDPADALPRFLTELEEAGIETVIAEKQRQLNDWLAAR